The following coding sequences are from one Arthrobacter sp. 24S4-2 window:
- a CDS encoding PhoH family protein, whose protein sequence is MTEATNGRPRFSAGERTKGEFPHSLPGVRTEVVIFDNSEQMVQSLGSHDEALRFIEEQFPAVDFHVRGNELAISGPTADVPRIMRLLHEVRGLVDRGTVITPAVLQQLAALLRSQSLQNPVEVLTYNILSSRGKTIRPKTLNQKNYVDAIDANTVIFGIGPAGTGKTFLAMAKAVQALQQKEVSRIILTRPAVEAGERLGFLPGTLSDKIDPYLRPLYDALHDMMDPESIPRLMAAGTIEVAPLAYMRGRTLNDAFIILDEAQNTTPEQMKMFLTRLGFGSKMVVTGDVTQVDLPFGTRSGLRIVEEILQGIDDVNFSVLDASDVVRHRLVGDIVNAYGVWDEAQRNRVKHSVSREKRGEHA, encoded by the coding sequence ATGACTGAAGCAACAAACGGAAGGCCCCGGTTCAGCGCCGGCGAGCGCACCAAAGGTGAATTTCCTCATAGTCTTCCAGGTGTCCGGACGGAGGTGGTCATCTTCGACAACTCCGAACAGATGGTCCAGTCCCTGGGCAGCCACGACGAAGCCCTCCGGTTTATTGAGGAACAGTTCCCTGCCGTGGATTTCCATGTCCGCGGCAACGAACTTGCCATCAGCGGCCCCACCGCGGACGTTCCCCGGATCATGCGCCTGCTGCATGAAGTGCGCGGCCTGGTGGACAGGGGAACGGTCATTACGCCTGCTGTCCTGCAGCAGCTGGCGGCCCTGCTCCGCAGCCAGTCGCTGCAAAATCCCGTCGAGGTGCTGACCTACAACATTCTCTCCAGCCGAGGCAAAACCATTCGGCCCAAGACGCTGAACCAGAAGAACTACGTGGACGCCATCGACGCGAACACTGTGATCTTCGGCATCGGCCCCGCCGGCACCGGCAAGACGTTCCTCGCCATGGCCAAAGCTGTCCAGGCCCTGCAGCAGAAGGAAGTCAGCCGGATCATCCTGACCCGGCCGGCCGTTGAAGCCGGTGAGAGGCTTGGGTTCCTGCCGGGCACCCTGAGCGACAAGATCGATCCTTACCTGCGTCCGCTCTACGACGCCCTGCACGACATGATGGACCCCGAATCCATCCCGCGGCTGATGGCAGCGGGCACTATTGAGGTGGCCCCGCTCGCCTACATGCGCGGACGCACCCTGAACGACGCCTTCATCATTCTCGACGAAGCCCAGAACACGACGCCCGAGCAGATGAAGATGTTCCTGACCCGGCTTGGATTCGGTTCAAAAATGGTGGTCACCGGGGATGTGACACAGGTGGATCTGCCGTTTGGCACCAGGTCTGGGCTGCGGATCGTCGAGGAGATCCTGCAGGGAATCGACGACGTCAACTTCAGCGTGCTGGACGCCTCCGACGTGGTCCGGCACCGGCTGGTCGGCGACATCGTCAATGCGTACGGGGTCTGGGACGAAGCACAAAGGAACCGGGTCAAGCACTCCGTGTCCAGAGAAAAACGGGGAGAGCACGCATGA
- the leuA gene encoding 2-isopropylmalate synthase translates to MRNAQKPSGMPVHRYVPFQDQISVELPDRTWPDKVITKAPRWCAVDLRDGNQALIDPMSPARKMKMFDLLVRMGYKEIEVGFPSASQTDFDFVRQLIEGNHIPDDVTIQVLTQAREHLIERTYESLVGAKQAIVHLYNSTSVLQRRVVFNQDEDGILDIALQGARLCKKYEETLADTHITYEYSPESFTGTELEYAVRVCNAVADVFEASADSQVIINLPATVEMATPNVYADSIEWMSRNLHPREGIILSLHPHNDRGTGVAAAELGYLAGADRIEGCLFGNGERTGNVDLVTLGLNMFVQGIDPMIDFSDIDEVRRTVEYCNQLPVAERSPYGGDLVFTAFSGSHQDAIKKGFEALEKDAAAAGKDVADYTWQVPYLPVDPKDLGRSYEAVIRVNSQSGKGGVAYLLKNEHSLDLPRRAQIEFSGVIQKQTDTVGGEVSGAQLWQLFQDEYLPSSKEDGQWGRYSLGSFSTETDDDGAMTLHATVTVDGVQVRRTGTGNGPIAALLAILGEDGVDVRVLDYSEHALSEGGNARAAAYVECAVGERVLWGVGIDSNTTTSSLKAVISAVNRAVRDAQA, encoded by the coding sequence ATGCGAAACGCACAGAAGCCCTCAGGAATGCCCGTCCACCGCTATGTCCCGTTCCAGGACCAGATCAGTGTTGAACTGCCGGACCGGACGTGGCCGGACAAAGTAATCACCAAGGCCCCGCGCTGGTGCGCCGTGGACCTCAGGGACGGCAACCAGGCCCTGATCGATCCCATGAGCCCGGCCCGCAAGATGAAGATGTTCGACCTGCTGGTCCGCATGGGCTACAAGGAAATCGAGGTCGGCTTCCCGTCCGCCTCGCAGACCGACTTCGACTTCGTCCGGCAGCTGATCGAAGGCAACCACATTCCCGACGACGTCACCATCCAGGTGCTGACGCAGGCCCGTGAGCACCTGATCGAGCGGACCTACGAATCTCTGGTCGGGGCGAAGCAGGCGATCGTCCACCTGTATAACTCCACGTCGGTCCTGCAGCGCCGTGTCGTCTTCAACCAGGACGAGGACGGCATCCTGGACATCGCTCTCCAGGGCGCACGCCTGTGCAAGAAGTACGAGGAAACGCTGGCGGACACGCACATCACCTACGAATACTCGCCGGAATCGTTCACCGGCACCGAACTCGAATACGCCGTCCGTGTGTGCAACGCCGTCGCCGATGTCTTCGAGGCGTCAGCGGACAGCCAGGTCATCATCAACCTGCCGGCCACAGTAGAAATGGCCACCCCGAATGTCTACGCCGACTCCATTGAGTGGATGAGCCGCAACCTGCACCCCCGCGAGGGCATCATCCTCTCCCTGCACCCGCACAATGACCGCGGCACCGGAGTTGCGGCCGCCGAACTGGGCTACCTCGCCGGCGCCGACCGGATCGAAGGCTGCCTGTTCGGCAACGGCGAGCGGACCGGCAACGTGGACCTGGTCACCCTGGGCCTGAACATGTTCGTCCAGGGCATCGACCCCATGATCGATTTCTCCGACATCGACGAAGTCCGCCGCACGGTGGAATACTGCAACCAGCTGCCGGTGGCGGAGCGTTCGCCGTACGGCGGTGACCTCGTTTTCACCGCCTTCTCGGGCTCGCACCAGGACGCCATCAAGAAGGGCTTCGAAGCCCTCGAGAAGGACGCCGCGGCCGCCGGCAAGGACGTCGCCGACTACACCTGGCAGGTTCCGTACCTGCCGGTGGACCCCAAGGACCTGGGCCGCAGCTACGAAGCCGTCATCCGGGTCAACTCCCAGTCCGGAAAGGGCGGCGTGGCCTACCTGCTGAAGAACGAGCACAGCCTGGACCTGCCGCGCCGTGCGCAGATCGAGTTCTCCGGCGTGATCCAGAAGCAGACGGACACCGTGGGCGGCGAGGTCAGCGGCGCCCAGCTCTGGCAGCTCTTCCAGGACGAGTACCTGCCCTCCAGCAAGGAGGACGGCCAGTGGGGCCGCTATTCGCTGGGCTCGTTCAGCACGGAAACGGACGACGACGGCGCCATGACCTTGCATGCGACGGTCACCGTGGATGGCGTCCAGGTCCGCCGCACCGGCACCGGTAACGGCCCGATCGCGGCGCTGCTCGCGATCCTGGGTGAGGATGGCGTGGACGTGCGGGTCCTGGACTACAGCGAGCACGCGCTCTCTGAAGGTGGCAATGCCCGTGCGGCGGCATACGTTGAGTGCGCTGTGGGCGAGCGGGTGCTGTGGGGCGTCGGCATTGATTCCAACACCACCACGTCCTCGCTGAAGGCGGTCATCTCGGCCGTGAACCGCGCGGTCCGGGACGCTCAGGCCTAA
- a CDS encoding hemolysin family protein, which produces MTPLILVGMALVFLSFAALLTAAESAFNFLPRHDAEDAILRSNGQALKRILDQPVAHMRSLRFWRIWFEMASAVAVAVLLHSLLDSVWLAGLAATGIMALVGFVIVGVSPRQLGRVHAAGVVRFTAPVIRFLCWVLGPIPGWLVALGSAVAPGARGGDDAFFSEEEFRELVDRATESDMIEDNEAELIQSVFDFGDTLVRAVMVPRTDILSIDAGSSLHRAMSLFLRSGYSRIPVIGENTDQILGIVYLKDVAAALHSLGPDEEPPIVDELAREVRYVPESKPVSDLLRELQKESTHVAIVIDEYGGTAGLVTLEDLIEEIVGEIVDEYDTESAEAVALGDGSYRVSARMSIDDLGELFDVELDDDEVDTVGGLLAKALGRVPIVGSTVEVHGVSLRAERLEGRRNRVSHIIAAPVAKGARPEETDLEDLLDEAETTQQGVPREQAE; this is translated from the coding sequence GTGACCCCACTGATCCTGGTCGGCATGGCGCTGGTTTTCCTCAGCTTCGCTGCCCTCCTGACCGCGGCCGAATCCGCGTTCAACTTCCTGCCTCGTCACGACGCCGAGGACGCCATCCTCCGAAGCAACGGCCAGGCCCTGAAGCGGATCCTGGACCAGCCGGTCGCGCACATGCGGTCCCTGAGGTTCTGGCGGATCTGGTTCGAAATGGCTTCCGCAGTGGCGGTGGCGGTGCTCCTGCACAGCCTGTTGGACAGCGTCTGGCTCGCCGGGCTCGCCGCCACCGGCATCATGGCCCTGGTGGGCTTCGTCATCGTCGGAGTGTCACCGCGGCAGCTGGGCCGTGTACACGCCGCGGGCGTCGTCAGGTTCACGGCGCCGGTCATCCGCTTCCTGTGCTGGGTGCTGGGCCCCATCCCCGGCTGGCTTGTCGCGCTGGGAAGTGCCGTGGCTCCGGGCGCACGCGGCGGCGACGACGCCTTCTTCAGTGAAGAGGAATTCCGCGAACTGGTGGACCGGGCCACGGAATCGGACATGATCGAGGACAACGAGGCCGAACTGATCCAGTCGGTGTTCGATTTCGGCGACACTCTGGTCCGGGCCGTGATGGTGCCCCGTACGGACATTCTCAGCATCGACGCCGGCTCGAGCCTGCACCGGGCCATGTCGCTGTTCCTCCGTTCGGGTTATTCCCGGATCCCTGTCATCGGCGAGAACACTGACCAGATCCTCGGCATCGTGTACCTCAAGGACGTTGCAGCCGCGCTGCACAGCCTCGGCCCCGACGAGGAACCGCCCATCGTGGATGAACTCGCACGCGAAGTCCGCTACGTTCCGGAGTCCAAGCCGGTCAGCGACCTGCTCCGTGAGCTGCAGAAGGAATCCACGCATGTGGCCATCGTCATCGACGAATACGGCGGCACGGCCGGCCTGGTGACGCTCGAAGACCTCATTGAGGAAATCGTCGGCGAAATCGTCGATGAATACGACACCGAAAGCGCGGAAGCCGTTGCGCTCGGCGACGGAAGTTACCGGGTCAGTGCGCGGATGAGCATCGATGACCTCGGCGAGCTCTTCGATGTGGAACTCGACGACGACGAAGTCGACACCGTGGGCGGCCTGCTGGCCAAAGCCCTCGGCAGGGTTCCCATCGTGGGCAGCACGGTGGAGGTCCACGGCGTGTCCCTGCGGGCCGAGCGGCTGGAAGGCCGCCGCAACAGGGTCAGCCACATCATTGCGGCGCCCGTTGCAAAGGGCGCCAGACCAGAAGAAACTGACCTTGAAGACCTACTCGACGAGGCCGAAACAACGCAACAGGGAGTTCCACGTGAGCAAGCAGAATAA
- the era gene encoding GTPase Era has protein sequence MSKQNKADGGEAFGGFRAGFSILVGRPNAGKSTLTNALVGKKVAITSAKPQTTRHTIRGIVHRDDAQLILVDTPGLHRPRTLLGKRLNDLVADTLSEVDAIGFCLPANEKIGPGDRFIAAQLAAVGKKPIIAIVTKADTVDRQALTEQLLAVAALGREVLGEDGWKDIVPVSATDGFQVGTVADVLISHMPPSQPLYPDGHLTDEPEAVMVAELIREAALEGVRDELPHSLAVVVEEIVPREGRPEDSPFLDVRVNLYVERPSQKAIIIGKGGARLREVGTNARKGIEALLGTRIYLDLHVKVAKDWQRDPKQLVKLGF, from the coding sequence GTGAGCAAGCAGAATAAAGCGGACGGCGGCGAGGCCTTCGGCGGCTTCCGCGCCGGATTTTCGATCCTCGTGGGCAGGCCCAACGCCGGAAAGTCCACCCTTACGAACGCGCTGGTGGGCAAGAAGGTGGCCATCACCTCGGCCAAGCCGCAGACCACCCGCCACACCATCCGCGGGATCGTCCACCGGGACGATGCCCAGCTGATCCTGGTCGACACCCCGGGCCTCCACCGGCCCAGGACGCTCCTCGGCAAACGCCTGAACGATCTTGTGGCGGACACGTTGTCCGAGGTGGACGCCATCGGCTTCTGCCTGCCTGCCAACGAAAAGATTGGCCCCGGTGACCGCTTCATAGCTGCCCAGCTGGCTGCGGTCGGGAAGAAGCCCATCATCGCCATCGTGACCAAGGCCGATACGGTGGACCGGCAGGCACTGACCGAGCAGTTGCTTGCCGTGGCTGCCCTCGGGCGCGAAGTCCTCGGCGAGGACGGCTGGAAGGATATTGTGCCGGTGTCCGCCACGGACGGTTTCCAGGTGGGCACAGTGGCGGATGTCCTCATCAGCCACATGCCGCCGTCGCAGCCCTTGTATCCCGACGGGCACCTGACGGACGAGCCCGAAGCCGTCATGGTGGCCGAGCTCATCCGCGAAGCTGCCCTGGAGGGCGTCCGGGACGAACTTCCGCACTCCCTGGCCGTCGTGGTTGAAGAGATTGTTCCCCGCGAAGGCAGGCCCGAGGACAGCCCCTTCCTCGACGTCCGCGTGAACCTCTACGTCGAACGCCCGTCCCAGAAGGCCATCATCATCGGCAAGGGCGGCGCAAGGCTTCGGGAAGTCGGTACCAACGCGCGCAAGGGCATTGAAGCGCTCCTCGGAACACGGATCTACCTGGACCTCCACGTCAAGGTAGCCAAGGACTGGCAACGCGATCCGAAGCAGCTCGTCAAGCTAGGCTTCTAG
- a CDS encoding 16S rRNA (uracil(1498)-N(3))-methyltransferase → MSNPVFFASPGALDQQGPGTHFVLHGPEARHAVTVKRLTVGEAVDIADGAGKRLTGTVAAVGPGELTVECTALETEERPALRLVLVQALAKGDRDELAAETATELGIDAIIPWQSERSIVRWKAERAAKAHAKWQSVVTAAAKQARRAWIPEVRAAVDGAGLQAAVSAADLAVILHEDAVRPLRNVLEAWRDGDGENSDGGAPGGGRHGDGGNDSSEPREILLIVGPEGGISPREVTKLCSAGAVTALLGHHVLRSSTAGPAATVLASDILGRW, encoded by the coding sequence GTGAGCAACCCCGTCTTTTTCGCAAGCCCCGGAGCACTGGACCAGCAGGGCCCCGGCACGCACTTCGTGCTGCATGGACCCGAGGCCAGGCACGCCGTCACCGTCAAGCGGCTCACGGTCGGGGAAGCCGTTGACATAGCGGACGGTGCAGGCAAACGGCTCACCGGTACCGTCGCGGCCGTTGGCCCGGGGGAGCTGACCGTGGAGTGCACGGCACTCGAGACGGAAGAACGCCCTGCACTGCGGCTGGTCCTGGTCCAGGCGCTGGCCAAAGGCGACCGCGATGAACTCGCTGCAGAAACCGCCACTGAGCTCGGGATCGATGCGATCATCCCGTGGCAGTCCGAACGCTCCATCGTCCGCTGGAAAGCCGAACGGGCGGCCAAGGCGCACGCCAAATGGCAGTCCGTGGTGACCGCAGCCGCCAAGCAGGCGCGCCGGGCCTGGATCCCGGAGGTCCGCGCCGCCGTAGACGGTGCCGGACTGCAGGCCGCCGTGTCCGCGGCGGACCTGGCGGTCATCCTCCATGAGGATGCGGTCCGGCCGCTCCGCAACGTGCTGGAGGCCTGGCGCGACGGCGACGGCGAAAATTCCGACGGCGGGGCTCCCGGCGGCGGGCGTCACGGCGACGGGGGGAACGACAGTTCCGAGCCGAGAGAAATCCTGCTCATCGTGGGCCCGGAAGGCGGCATCAGCCCGCGGGAGGTCACCAAGCTCTGCAGCGCCGGCGCGGTGACCGCACTGCTGGGCCACCACGTGCTGAGGTCATCCACGGCGGGACCCGCTGCCACGGTGCTCGCGAGCGACATCCTCGGCCGCTGGTAG
- a CDS encoding M13 family metallopeptidase: MPISGIDLSNIDHSVRPQDDLYQHINGAWLKSTTIPDDRALEGTFTALRDGSELAVREIIEEAAGRGEDASGIERKVGDLYSSFLDEATVEAKAMDPIRERLDAVFATTSAAEVIELAGRLFRSDVSGLFYIYPAPDAGNPDRILLYTGQGGLGLPDESYYREEKFAPMVEAYGEHVRTMLSLAGTADPEGAAQRVVGLETALAAHHWDNVTLRDPQKTYNLKTAAEAVELFPLMDTWFDAAGITPEKREELVVSTPDFFAGAAGLLESEPVAAWQDWLAMRVVSSAAPYLSSEFVDANFAFYGTTISGTPRNKDRWKRGVAVVEASLGEAVGQIYVSRHFPETHKARMQALVANLIEAYRQSITGLTWMGEDTKLEALKKLEAFRAKIGYPDEWIDYSAVQIDPTDLLGNVERAHNADVDRHLDEVGKPVDRNKWLMTPQTVNAYYHPLLNEIVFPAAILQAPFFTADADDAVNYGGIGAVIGHEIGHGFDDQGSQFDGGGALRNWWTEDDRTAFEALTSKLVAQFDALSPHAAPGHHVNGKLTLGENIGDLGGLTIAYKAYLISLDGAEPPVLDGLTGQQRFFASWAAGWRQVIRNEEAIRRLATDPHSPNEFRTNAIAKNLDAFHEAFGVAEQDGMWMQPEERVSIW, from the coding sequence GTGCCAATCTCCGGGATCGACCTGTCCAATATCGACCACAGCGTCCGGCCGCAGGATGACCTGTACCAGCACATCAACGGCGCATGGCTGAAGAGCACAACCATCCCGGACGACCGCGCGCTCGAAGGAACCTTTACGGCCTTGCGGGACGGTTCGGAACTGGCGGTCAGGGAAATCATCGAGGAAGCCGCCGGACGGGGCGAGGACGCCAGCGGCATCGAGCGGAAGGTCGGCGACCTCTACAGCAGCTTCCTGGATGAAGCCACCGTGGAAGCCAAGGCCATGGACCCGATCCGGGAGCGCCTCGATGCGGTCTTCGCAACAACGTCAGCGGCTGAAGTCATCGAATTGGCCGGCCGGCTGTTCCGCTCGGACGTGTCGGGCCTCTTCTACATCTATCCCGCCCCCGACGCGGGAAATCCGGACCGGATCCTGCTTTACACCGGCCAGGGCGGCCTGGGCCTGCCCGACGAGTCCTACTACCGCGAAGAGAAGTTCGCCCCGATGGTCGAGGCCTACGGCGAACACGTGCGGACCATGCTGAGCCTCGCCGGAACGGCGGACCCGGAGGGCGCCGCCCAGCGCGTGGTCGGGCTGGAGACGGCGCTGGCCGCCCACCACTGGGACAACGTCACGCTGCGCGACCCGCAGAAGACCTACAACCTGAAGACCGCTGCGGAAGCCGTTGAGCTGTTCCCCCTGATGGACACCTGGTTCGACGCTGCCGGAATCACGCCGGAAAAGCGCGAAGAACTGGTGGTCAGCACCCCTGATTTCTTTGCCGGGGCAGCCGGCCTGCTCGAATCCGAGCCGGTGGCTGCGTGGCAGGACTGGCTCGCCATGCGGGTGGTCAGCTCTGCGGCTCCCTACCTCTCCTCGGAATTCGTGGATGCCAACTTCGCCTTCTACGGCACCACCATCAGCGGCACGCCCCGGAACAAGGACCGCTGGAAGCGCGGGGTCGCCGTCGTCGAAGCCTCGCTGGGTGAGGCCGTCGGCCAGATCTACGTCTCCCGGCACTTTCCGGAAACCCACAAAGCCCGCATGCAGGCGCTCGTGGCCAACCTTATCGAGGCCTACCGGCAAAGCATCACCGGGCTCACCTGGATGGGAGAGGACACCAAACTCGAAGCCCTGAAGAAGCTTGAGGCGTTCCGTGCCAAGATCGGCTACCCCGATGAGTGGATCGACTACTCGGCAGTGCAGATCGACCCGACCGATCTCCTGGGAAACGTTGAGCGGGCCCACAACGCCGACGTCGACCGTCACCTGGACGAGGTGGGCAAGCCCGTGGACCGGAACAAGTGGCTCATGACGCCGCAGACCGTCAACGCCTACTACCACCCGCTCCTCAATGAAATCGTGTTCCCGGCAGCAATTCTCCAGGCGCCGTTCTTCACGGCGGACGCCGACGACGCCGTCAACTACGGCGGCATCGGCGCGGTGATCGGGCACGAGATCGGGCACGGCTTCGATGACCAGGGTTCACAGTTCGACGGCGGCGGCGCCCTCCGGAACTGGTGGACGGAGGATGACCGGACGGCTTTCGAGGCCCTGACCTCCAAGCTCGTGGCCCAGTTTGACGCGTTGTCGCCGCACGCTGCGCCGGGACACCATGTCAACGGCAAGCTCACGCTCGGTGAAAACATCGGCGACCTTGGCGGTCTCACCATCGCCTACAAGGCGTACCTGATCAGCCTCGACGGCGCGGAGCCGCCGGTGCTGGACGGCCTGACCGGGCAGCAGAGGTTCTTTGCGTCCTGGGCTGCGGGCTGGCGGCAGGTGATCCGCAACGAGGAGGCCATCCGGCGCCTGGCGACGGACCCGCACTCCCCCAACGAATTCCGCACCAATGCCATCGCCAAGAATTTGGATGCCTTCCATGAGGCGTTCGGCGTGGCCGAACAGGACGGAATGTGGATGCAGCCCGAGGAGCGCGTCAGCATCTGGTAA
- a CDS encoding GerMN domain-containing protein: MLLFVLPAAMVLSACVATPQPESNTAAGTPQVMTGSATAGVPTTSAPLETTQASNKAPVYWIGRSNENVFLYREFRDVPEQENPVTRALRSMMSEKPLDPDFFTPWQNPKKLTTSISGKNVITVDVSPDAFNSNLDDDMAKRAIQQLVYTATAAGASSGLVDSGQQIEVVILVDGHTDYVAFNHVKLGTPTARAMGMVAPVWIIDPQEGVSVPDGSVKISGRSTLPGGKLRWKILRVAGSSDKTAYLSGELTASTEATQSGLFSLNVNLAPGNYEVRISQIDPGQPAREMNVDTRGFTVK, encoded by the coding sequence ATGCTCCTGTTTGTGCTGCCTGCCGCCATGGTGCTCTCCGCCTGCGTTGCCACGCCGCAGCCCGAATCGAACACCGCGGCCGGCACGCCGCAGGTCATGACCGGATCTGCCACCGCCGGCGTCCCGACCACCAGTGCCCCGCTGGAAACCACTCAAGCCTCCAACAAGGCCCCGGTGTACTGGATCGGCCGCAGCAACGAAAACGTATTCCTCTACCGCGAATTCCGGGACGTCCCCGAACAGGAAAACCCCGTCACGCGGGCTCTGCGCTCAATGATGTCGGAAAAGCCCCTGGACCCCGATTTCTTCACGCCGTGGCAGAACCCCAAGAAACTCACCACCTCCATATCCGGCAAGAACGTCATCACAGTGGATGTCTCGCCGGACGCCTTCAACAGCAACCTTGACGACGACATGGCCAAGCGTGCCATCCAGCAGCTGGTCTACACGGCGACTGCCGCCGGCGCCAGCTCAGGGCTGGTGGACTCCGGACAGCAGATCGAGGTGGTGATCCTGGTCGACGGACATACTGACTACGTGGCCTTCAATCACGTCAAGCTGGGCACTCCCACTGCCCGCGCCATGGGCATGGTTGCCCCCGTCTGGATCATCGATCCGCAGGAGGGTGTGAGCGTTCCGGACGGCAGTGTCAAAATCAGCGGACGGAGCACCCTTCCCGGAGGCAAACTCCGCTGGAAGATCCTGCGGGTTGCCGGCAGCAGTGACAAGACCGCCTATTTGAGCGGCGAGCTGACGGCGTCGACGGAGGCCACCCAGTCCGGGCTCTTCTCGTTGAACGTCAACCTGGCGCCGGGGAACTACGAGGTCCGCATTTCCCAGATCGACCCGGGACAGCCCGCCCGGGAAATGAATGTGGACACCCGGGGCTTCACCGTCAAGTGA
- a CDS encoding LCP family protein has translation MVRRRDNPGQGAGTPVADAAARHSDTKAMGPARHLGAMRGKPAWLKTTAVVVSLLLVGGLAFAAFWVIRLQMNISKAPLGAGSSRTEDPVNDSKDRMQILILGSDTRDGKNSEYGEADLSSGYGQSDVMMMMDISADNKRVSVISFPRDLLVDIPECTDHKTNQVFPARSGVMINEAMKQAGIGCAVDTVNKLTGLEIDHFMMADFNAVKELSNAVGGVEVCISDAVYDPDSRLRLPAGTSQVQGEQALAFLRTRHAFADGGDLGRIKAQQGFLSSLTRKIKDDGTLGDPQKMLKIADVVTQNLTVDDGLASVPSLLTIGNRLKNIDISKVAFVAVPTTPAPTDPNRLAVAEPAASQLFAALRKDVDLTDPTATPSPTAQPSETTAAPSPTTPATPVPGYDKAQQPVTVANGSGVQARAQELVQAVIAGGFTQAAPLTAQPVEKTAVYYGPGFEDVAADVAALLEIPATQVLPATGVSGVQVYAGTDFTSGTKMGAVALPSDIVNQTAGDAVCQQANPELITR, from the coding sequence GTGGTGCGACGCCGAGACAACCCCGGACAAGGCGCTGGTACGCCAGTTGCCGACGCCGCCGCCCGGCACTCGGACACCAAAGCGATGGGCCCCGCCCGGCACTTGGGTGCCATGCGTGGCAAGCCGGCCTGGCTGAAGACAACCGCCGTCGTCGTGTCCCTCCTTCTGGTGGGCGGCCTTGCCTTCGCTGCCTTCTGGGTGATCCGCCTGCAGATGAACATCAGCAAAGCTCCCCTTGGTGCCGGCAGCAGCCGCACCGAAGATCCCGTAAATGACTCCAAGGACCGGATGCAGATCCTGATCCTCGGCTCGGACACCCGCGACGGCAAGAACTCGGAGTACGGGGAAGCCGACCTGTCCTCGGGATATGGCCAGTCGGACGTCATGATGATGATGGACATTTCGGCGGACAACAAGCGCGTCAGCGTCATCAGTTTCCCGCGGGACCTCCTGGTGGACATCCCGGAGTGCACGGACCACAAGACCAACCAGGTGTTCCCGGCACGAAGCGGCGTGATGATCAATGAGGCCATGAAGCAGGCCGGGATCGGCTGCGCCGTAGATACCGTCAACAAACTGACGGGCCTGGAAATTGATCACTTCATGATGGCGGATTTCAATGCCGTGAAAGAGCTCTCCAATGCCGTCGGCGGGGTCGAGGTCTGCATCAGCGACGCCGTCTACGACCCCGATTCCCGTCTGCGCCTTCCGGCCGGTACCTCCCAGGTGCAGGGCGAACAGGCCCTGGCCTTCCTCCGGACCAGGCATGCCTTCGCCGACGGCGGGGACCTTGGCCGGATCAAGGCGCAACAGGGCTTCCTGTCATCCCTCACCCGCAAGATCAAGGACGACGGCACGCTGGGCGATCCGCAAAAGATGCTGAAGATCGCCGACGTCGTCACGCAGAACCTCACCGTGGATGACGGCCTGGCCTCGGTGCCGTCGCTGCTGACCATCGGCAACCGGCTCAAGAACATCGACATCAGCAAGGTCGCGTTTGTTGCCGTACCCACCACGCCCGCGCCTACCGACCCCAACAGGCTGGCCGTGGCTGAGCCGGCGGCATCCCAGCTGTTCGCTGCGTTGCGCAAGGACGTTGACCTCACCGACCCCACGGCAACCCCAAGCCCGACGGCCCAACCGAGCGAGACCACTGCGGCGCCGTCGCCGACCACTCCGGCCACGCCTGTTCCCGGTTATGACAAGGCGCAGCAACCGGTCACGGTCGCCAACGGATCGGGAGTTCAGGCTCGGGCCCAGGAACTCGTCCAGGCCGTGATCGCCGGTGGATTCACCCAGGCTGCGCCGCTCACGGCGCAGCCGGTCGAGAAGACAGCGGTCTATTACGGCCCGGGCTTCGAGGACGTGGCGGCAGACGTGGCGGCTCTGCTTGAGATCCCGGCCACGCAGGTCCTTCCTGCGACCGGTGTCAGCGGCGTACAGGTCTACGCGGGCACGGACTTCACGTCCGGCACCAAGATGGGCGCCGTGGCACTGCCAAGCGATATCGTGAACCAGACTGCGGGCGACGCCGTGTGCCAGCAGGCGAACCCCGAGCTCATTACCCGCTAG
- the ybeY gene encoding rRNA maturation RNase YbeY, protein MSIEVNNESGVQVDEAQLVALARFIFERLYIHPQAELSVLLVDEPAMEKLHIELMDEPGATDVLSVPMDELTPGTPDKPTPQGMLGDIAICPQVAEAQARTAGHSTQDEMLLLTTHGILHLLGYDHAEPEEKAEMFGLQRELLEGFTGKEAPSETIL, encoded by the coding sequence ATGAGCATCGAAGTAAACAACGAATCCGGCGTCCAGGTTGATGAAGCCCAACTGGTGGCCTTGGCCCGGTTTATCTTCGAACGGCTCTACATCCACCCCCAGGCGGAACTCTCCGTTCTGCTGGTGGACGAGCCCGCCATGGAGAAGCTGCACATCGAACTGATGGATGAGCCCGGGGCCACCGACGTCCTGTCTGTCCCCATGGATGAACTCACTCCGGGCACGCCGGACAAGCCCACGCCCCAGGGCATGCTGGGCGACATCGCCATTTGCCCGCAGGTGGCAGAAGCCCAGGCCCGGACCGCCGGACATTCCACCCAGGATGAGATGCTCCTGCTCACCACCCATGGCATCCTGCACCTCCTGGGCTACGACCACGCCGAACCGGAGGAAAAGGCCGAAATGTTCGGTCTCCAACGCGAACTGCTTGAGGGCTTCACCGGCAAAGAAGCTCCGTCAGAGACGATTCTGTGA